In a genomic window of Rhododendron vialii isolate Sample 1 chromosome 12a, ASM3025357v1:
- the LOC131309803 gene encoding protein CDI, with translation MSATESGAKPNGTEEVKFSNPSVEIGANSSNGNNNGFHSTDNGANNMPPKLKIFVGYDPREDLAYEVCRYSILKRASVPVEVAPIKQCELRQRSVYWRERGKLESTEFSFSRFLTPYLANYEGWAMFVDCDFLYLSDINELCEVIDDKYAVMCVQHDYTPKEKTKMDGAVQTVYPRKNWSSMVLYNCGHPKNKVLTPEVVNSESGAFLHRFQWLDDEEIGDVPFVWNFLVGHNKVVEGDPGTFPKAIHYTLGGPWFEAWKDCEFGDLWVKEMEEYKKAVEKKGE, from the coding sequence ATGTCGGCGACGGAATCAGGCGCCAAACCGAACGGGACGGAGGAGGTAAAATTCTCAAACCCTAGCGTAGAAATTGGGGCTAATTCGAGCAACGGTAATAATAACGGTTTTCACTCAACCGACAATGGCGCAAACAATATGCCACCGAAGTTGAAGATCTTCGTAGGCTACGATCCGCGCGAGGACCTCGCGTACGAGGTCTGCCGCTACTCGATCCTCAAGCGAGCGTCGGTCCCGGTCGAGGTGGCGCCGATCAAACAGTGCGAGTTGCGCCAGCGCAGCGTGTACTGGCGCGAGAGAGGGAAGCTCGAGAGCACCGAGTTTTCGTTCTCGCGGTTCTTGACGCCGTACCTGGCGAATTACGAGGGTTGGGCGATGTTTGTGGACTGCGATTTCCTGTACTTGAGTGACATTAATGAATTGTGTGAGGTAATTGATGATAAGTATGCTGTGATGTGTGTCCAACATGATTACACGCCCAAGGAGAAAACGAAAATGGATGGGGCAGTGCAAACTGTGTACCCTAGGAAGAATTGGTCTTCGATGGTGTTGTATAATTGTGGGCACCCCAAGAATAAGGTGTTGACGCCAGAGGTTGTGAATTCAGAGTCGGGTGCGTTTTTGCACAGGTTCCAGTGGTTGGATGATGAGGAGATCGGGGACGTTCCGTTTGTTTGGAACTTTCTTGTGGGGCATAATAAGGTTGTGGAAGGAGATCCGGGTACGTTCCCTAAGGCGATTCATTATACACTTGGGGGGCCGTGGTTTGAGGCGTGGAAAGATTGTGAGTTCGGGGATCTTTGGGTTAAGGAGATGGAGGAGTACAAGAAGGCAGTGGAGAAAAAAGGGGAATAA
- the LOC131309804 gene encoding auxin-responsive protein IAA1-like, producing MAPALGGSSPGHRDVASLNFKETELTLGLPGESRMQKSGSKRGFSERVDQLNRGINTIFVGETQGVISRDDPLEEKEEISESDQAAQSPISKARVVGWPPVKSTRKINKACKYVKVAVDGAPYLRKVDLEIYNSYQQLLTVLQDMFSCFTICNYLNERKLMDPVNGSEYVPTYEDKDGDWMLVGDVPWKMFVESCKRLRLMKSSEAIGLGSPKGTFKNAQAQVVKEAFASHTDGSRYLTKRDPNMKLLTV from the exons ATGGCACCGGCGTTGGGCGGAAGCTCGCCGGGACATCGTGACGTCGCCAGCCTGAATTTCAAGGAGACGGAGCTCACTCTGGGACTACCCGGCGAATCGCGGATGCAGAAGTCCGGTTCGAAACGTGGGTTTTCGGAGAGGGTTGATCAGTTGAACCGTGGGATTAATACCATTTTTGTGGGTGAGACACAGGGGGTCATTTCTAGAGATGATCCTTTGGAAGAAAAGGAGGAGATATCTGAGTCTGATCAGGCAGCCCAATCTCCCATATCAAA AGCACGAGTAGTAGGCTGGCCGCCTGTGAAATCAACAAGGAAAATAAACAAGGCATGCAAATACGTGAAGGTGGCGGTGGATGGAGCTCCTTATTTGAGGAAAGTTGATTTGGAGATTTACAACAGCTATCAGCAACTCTTGACTGTTCTACAGGATATGTTTAGCTGCTTCACCATCT GTAATTACCTGAATGAGAGAAAGCTTATGGACCCAGTAAATGGGTCAGAGTATGTACCTACATACGAGGACAAAGATGGTGATTGGATGCTAGTTGGTGATGTGCCATGGAA AATGTTTGTTGAATCATGCAAGCGTCTAAGGTTGATGAAGAGCTCTGAGGCAATTGGGTTAG GCAGTCCCAAGGGCACCTTCAAAAACGCTCAAGCCCAAGTGGTTAAAGAAGCCTTTGCTTCGCACACTGACGGAAGCAGATATTTAACAAAGAGAGATCCAAATATGAAGTTACTTACAGTTTGA
- the LOC131309807 gene encoding protein LIFEGUARD 4-like: MISLSLSLGVYTYCIALNRRSQTGVNPLQTNCGLTFSGRVVLLAGILTIIVVISLTLYVFWAAKNGCDFHVLGPFLFTSLLVLIAFALIQVCGTVFSLFQGNSIVFHHTMNVYVTRK; encoded by the exons atgatttctctctctctctctctgggtgtgTATACATACTGTATTGCACTGAATCGTCGTTCACAAACGGGTGTCAATCCTCTCCAAACTAATTGTGGCCTCACATTTTCGG GGAGAGTCGTTTTGCTAGCTGGGATTCTAACTATTATTGTGGTCATTTCCTTGACACTATACGTGTTCTGGGCCGCCAAAAATGGCTGCGACTTCCATGTCCTGGGGCCGTTTCTCTTCACCTCCCTCTTGGTGCTCATTGCTTTTGCTCTGATTCAGGTTTGTGGAACTGTCTTTTCCTTATTCCAGGGGAACTCTATAGTTTTCCACCATACCATGAATGTGTACGTGACAAGAAAATGA
- the LOC131309808 gene encoding E3 ubiquitin-protein ligase At1g63170-like gives MEFPFPEQKSELDPDRHPLLMERLENHNDSEHIIDIAVRSHDDHPSGVDPPQLEEIPSIRTIAPTYQTLLSSSNRGNSRNSSSIARGDGYAGHGRSTLNSRLWVSVELFVTVGQVIASVVILSLSRNEHPRAPLFEWVVGYTTGCVATIPILYWRYRNRMRATEQDSIRSWHGSSQNNPSSEPASYTASSIAQGSEEGNRQTGSSAPRISWISPHLSPRLVDRFKMALDCFFAVWFLVGNVWIFGGHSSPSEAPKLYRLCLVFLTFSFIGYAMPFILCATICFCWPCIISVLGFREDLSQTRGATPESINALPIYKFKFTKTGDNQETNSGISDGGVFAAGTEKERAISGEDAVCCICLAKYAENDELRELPCSHFFHIECVDKWLKINASCPLCKYELGESNGNASPSARNSSPHQSERRPGNGEGVYGTTMI, from the exons ATGGAATTTCCCTTTCCTGAACAAAAAAGTGAACTTGATCCTGATAGACACCCTTTGCTAATGGAGAGATTGGAAAACCATAATGACAGTGAACATATCATTGACATAGCAGTGAGATCTCATGATGATCATCCCTCTGGAGTGGACCCACCACAGCTTGAAGAAATACCATCAATAAGAACAATAGCGCCAACTTATCAAACATTATTGTCTTCTTCGAACAGAGGAAACTCCAGGAATTCTTCATCTATAGCGAGAGGTGATGGCTATGCTGGTCATGGCAGAAGCACATTAAATTCTAGGTTATGGGTTTCCGTTGAGCTATTTGTTACTGTTGGTCAAGTTATCGCCTCTGTTGTCATTTTATCGTTGTCGAGAAATGAACATCCGCGGGCTCCACTATTTGAATGGGTTGTGGGTTACACAACTGGGTGTGTTGCAACAATCCCTATTCTTTATTGGCGTTATCGTAACCGCATGAGGGCTACTGAGCAGGATTCAATCAGGTCATGGCACGGCTCTTCTCAAAATAACCCATCATCTGAACCTGCTTCTTACACAGCTAGTTCAATTGCTCAAGGTTCAGAAGAGGGAAACCGTCAAACTGGGAGTTCAGCACCAAGGATTAGTTGGATTTCCCCACATTTGAGCCCACG CCTGGTGGATCGTTTCAAGATGGCCTTGGATTGCTTCTTTGCAGTGTGGTTTCTTGTCGGTAACGTATGGATCTTTGGAGGTCACTCTTCTCCCTCTGAAGCTCCAAAATTGTACAG GTTATGTTTAGTGTTCCTGACATTTAGCTTTATTGGGTATGCCATGCCATTCATACTATGTGCAACAATATGTTTCTGTTGGCCCTGCATAATATCAGTCCTTGGTTTTCGAGAGGATCTTTCTCAAACCAGAGGAGCCACCCCAGAATCCATAAATGCTCTACCAATTTACAAGTTCAAGTTTACAAAAACTGGGGATAATCAGGAAACCAACTCAGGTATTAGCGATGGTGGCGTTTTTGCCGCAGGAACAGAAAAGGAACGTGCCATATCAGGAGAGGACGCT GTTTGTTGTATTTGCTTGGCAAAATATGCAGAAAATGATGAATTGAGGGAGCTACCTTGCTCCCATTTTTTCCACATAGAGTGTGTAGATAAATGGCTGAAGATCAATGCATCGTGTCCTCTCTGTAAATACGAGCTTGGTGAGAGCAATGGGAATGCATCACCATCGGCCAGAAACTCCAGCCCTCACCAGAGTGAGAGGAGACCAGGCAATGGTGAAGGTGTGTACGGGACAACTATGATATAG